The following are encoded in a window of Dysidea avara chromosome 4, odDysAvar1.4, whole genome shotgun sequence genomic DNA:
- the LOC136253137 gene encoding uncharacterized protein, whose protein sequence is MNPGIHVLLLLVISIAVESLKHNDTLLIQKKLYTTSDCYKRLVLADWGGVNVTKNCHTTKELAGTFVSEVIKNFSLRCEYYTRAKIIQHHLQHHVFEKQQMNYSLTFPKLIQFLKLSQTIGKLLQDVEEMNSFEQCIELSAVEYQRLFWILFHKQEDNIKDAVICAAIDVASSLLNPENLKDIYSTNPIHLIELKTCPVTHS, encoded by the exons ATGAATCCTGGAATTCATGTCCTTCTACTGCTTGTTATTAGCATTGCAGTGGAAAGTCTCAAGCACAATGATACATTATTGATTCAGAAGAAACTGTATACCACATCTGACTGCTATAAACGATTAGTCCTGGCGGACTGG GGTGGAGTAAATGTCACGAAGAATTGCCATACAACAAAAGAACTTGCAGGAACCTTTGTCAGTGAAGTAATCAAAAACTTTAGTTTAAGATGTGAATATTACACAAGAGCAAAGATCATACAACATCATTTGCAGCATCATGTGTTTGAGAAGCAGCAGATGAATTACTCACTTACGTTTCCAAAGTTAATTCAGTTTTTGAAACTTTCACAGACAATAGGCAAGCTACTTCAAGATGTGGAG GAAATGAATTCATTTGAACAGTGTATAGAACTGAGTGCTGTAGAATATCAAAGGTTGTTTTGGATTCTGTTTCATAAACAAGAGGACAATATTAAGGATGCTGTGATATGTGCAGCTATTGATGTGGCATCTTCTTTATTAAATCCTGAGAATTTGAAAGATATTTATTCTACTAACCCAATTCATCTTATTGAGCTGAAAACTTGTCCTGTAACTCATAGTTAA